A window from Citrobacter amalonaticus encodes these proteins:
- the phnL gene encoding phosphonate C-P lyase system protein PhnL: MNAIRVENVSKTFVLHQQNGVRLPVLQNASLEVKNGECVVLYGHSGSGKSTLLRSLYANYLPDEGHIHIRHHNEWVDLVHAPARKVREVRRATIGWVSQFLRVIPRISALDVVMQPLLDLGVPREACAAKAASLLTRLNVPERLWHLAPSTFSGGEQQRVNIARGFIVDYPILLLDEPTASLDARNSAAVVALIEEAKARGAAIVGIFHDQTVRDRVADRLHLMGTTP; this comes from the coding sequence ATGAACGCGATCCGCGTTGAAAACGTCAGTAAAACCTTTGTGCTCCACCAGCAAAACGGCGTGCGCCTGCCGGTGCTGCAAAATGCCTCGCTGGAAGTCAAAAACGGTGAATGCGTCGTTCTATATGGCCATTCCGGCAGCGGAAAATCGACGCTGCTGCGTTCGCTGTATGCCAATTATCTGCCCGATGAGGGGCATATTCACATTCGCCATCACAACGAATGGGTGGATCTGGTGCACGCTCCGGCGCGCAAAGTGCGGGAAGTCCGCCGCGCCACGATAGGTTGGGTGAGCCAGTTTCTGCGGGTGATCCCACGGATCTCCGCGCTGGACGTAGTAATGCAGCCGCTGCTGGATCTCGGCGTACCGCGCGAGGCGTGCGCCGCCAAAGCCGCAAGCCTGTTGACCCGTCTGAACGTGCCGGAACGCTTGTGGCACCTCGCCCCATCAACCTTTTCCGGCGGTGAACAACAGCGCGTGAACATCGCGCGCGGATTTATCGTCGATTATCCGATTCTGTTACTCGACGAACCGACCGCGTCGTTGGATGCCAGAAACAGTGCCGCCGTGGTGGCGCTGATTGAAGAGGCGAAAGCGCGGGGTGCGGCCATTGTCGGCATTTTTCACGATCAAACTGTGCGCGACCGCGTAGCGGATCGTTTGCACCTGATGGGAACAACACCATGA
- the phnO gene encoding aminoalkylphosphonate N-acetyltransferase, producing MSACELRRATGQDAGAVYALICELKQAQFDYPTFCAGFTANLQDDRLRYQLALLEGQAVGLIGLHLQYHLHHANWIGEIQELVVMPQARGLKIGSQLLAWAEQEAREAGAEMTELSTSVKRHDAHRFYRREGYEQSHFRFTKAL from the coding sequence ATGTCTGCCTGTGAACTTCGTCGCGCCACCGGACAAGACGCCGGGGCCGTGTACGCGCTCATCTGCGAACTGAAGCAAGCCCAGTTTGATTACCCGACCTTTTGCGCCGGATTCACCGCCAATTTGCAGGATGACCGACTGCGTTATCAGTTGGCGCTGCTTGAGGGCCAGGCGGTTGGACTCATTGGCCTGCATCTGCAGTATCATTTACACCACGCCAACTGGATTGGCGAGATTCAGGAACTGGTGGTGATGCCGCAGGCTCGGGGTCTGAAAATCGGTAGCCAGTTACTGGCATGGGCAGAACAGGAAGCCCGCGAGGCAGGCGCAGAGATGACAGAGCTGTCCACCAGCGTGAAGCGTCATGACGCCCACCGTTTTTATCGGCGCGAAGGCTACGAACAAAGTCATTTTCGCTTCACAAAAGCATTGTGA
- the phnP gene encoding phosphonate metabolism protein PhnP, giving the protein MSLSITLSGTGGAQGVPAFGCDCAACRRARLQEPYRRRPCSGVVKFNDTVTLLDAGIPHLMDDWPAGSFRQFLLTHYHMDHVQGLFPLRWGVGASIPVYGPPDEQGCDDLFKHPGILDFSHTVEPFVVFELQGLQVTPLPLNHSKLTLGYLLETAHSRVAWLSDTAGLPDKTLTFLLNNQPQVIVIDCSHPPRPQPPRNHCDLNTVIALNEVIRCPQVILTHISHAFDVWLMDNPLPDGFEAGYDGMQIMVD; this is encoded by the coding sequence ATGAGTCTGAGCATCACGCTAAGCGGCACCGGCGGTGCGCAAGGGGTACCCGCGTTTGGCTGCGATTGTGCAGCCTGTCGCCGCGCACGCCTGCAGGAACCGTATCGCCGACGCCCGTGTAGCGGCGTGGTCAAATTCAACGATACGGTGACGCTGCTGGATGCGGGCATACCGCACCTGATGGACGACTGGCCGGCGGGCAGCTTTCGACAGTTTTTACTCACCCATTATCATATGGATCACGTACAGGGATTGTTTCCGCTACGCTGGGGCGTCGGGGCGTCTATCCCGGTGTACGGCCCGCCGGACGAACAGGGGTGCGACGATCTGTTTAAGCATCCCGGCATTCTCGACTTTAGCCACACCGTCGAGCCGTTTGTGGTGTTTGAGTTACAAGGATTGCAGGTCACACCGCTACCGCTGAATCACTCAAAGCTGACGTTGGGTTATCTTCTGGAGACAGCGCACAGCCGCGTGGCATGGCTGTCTGACACCGCCGGACTGCCCGATAAAACGCTCACCTTTCTGCTCAACAATCAGCCACAAGTTATCGTCATCGACTGTAGCCATCCGCCACGTCCCCAACCGCCGCGCAATCACTGTGATTTAAATACGGTCATTGCGCTTAATGAAGTGATTCGCTGCCCGCAGGTGATCCTCACGCATATCAGCCACGCGTTCGATGTCTGGCTGATGGATAACCCGCTCCCGGACGGATTTGAAGCAGGCTATGACGGGATGCAGATTATGGTCGATTAA
- the phnK gene encoding phosphonate C-P lyase system protein PhnK has protein sequence MTQPLLSVNNLTHLYAPGKGFSDVSFDLWPGEVLGIVGESGSGKTTLLKSLSSRLTPQSGEIQYQNRSLYAMSEADRRRLLRTEWGVVHQHPLDGLRRQVSAGGNIGERLMATGARHYGEIRATAQRWLEEVEIPASRIDDLPTTFSGGMQQRLQIARNLVTHPKLVFMDEPTGGLDVSVQAKLLDLLRGLVVELDLAVVIVTHDLGVARLLADRLLVMKQGQVVESGLTDRVLDDPHHPYTQLLVSSVLQN, from the coding sequence ATGACGCAACCGTTGCTTTCGGTTAATAACCTGACCCATCTCTACGCGCCGGGCAAAGGCTTCAGCGATGTCTCCTTTGACCTGTGGCCTGGCGAAGTGCTGGGCATTGTCGGGGAGTCCGGTTCCGGCAAAACCACCCTGCTGAAATCCCTCTCCTCGCGCCTGACGCCGCAGTCGGGCGAGATTCAGTACCAGAACCGTTCACTGTACGCCATGAGCGAAGCCGACCGCCGCCGCCTGTTGCGCACTGAATGGGGCGTGGTACATCAGCACCCGTTGGATGGCCTGCGTCGTCAGGTCTCGGCGGGCGGTAATATCGGCGAACGCCTGATGGCGACCGGCGCACGCCACTACGGCGAGATCCGCGCCACCGCCCAGCGCTGGCTGGAGGAGGTCGAAATTCCGGCCTCTCGTATCGACGATCTGCCGACCACCTTTTCCGGCGGTATGCAGCAGCGTCTGCAGATCGCCCGCAACCTCGTCACCCACCCGAAGCTGGTATTTATGGATGAGCCGACCGGCGGTCTCGACGTCTCCGTCCAGGCGAAACTGTTGGATCTGCTGCGCGGGCTGGTGGTGGAACTGGATCTGGCGGTGGTGATTGTCACTCACGATTTAGGCGTGGCGCGCCTGTTGGCAGACCGTCTGCTGGTGATGAAACAGGGTCAGGTGGTGGAAAGTGGATTAACCGACCGCGTGCTCGACGATCCACATCATCCGTATACCCAGTTGCTGGTGTCGTCCGTATTGCAGAACTGA
- the fdhF gene encoding formate dehydrogenase subunit alpha encodes MKKVVTVCPYCASGCKINLVVNNGKIVRAEAAQGKTNQGTLCLKGYYGWDFINDTQILTPRLKTPMIRRQRGGKLESVSWDEALNYVAERLSAIKAKYGPDAIQTTGSSRGTGNETNYIMQKFARAVIGTNNVDCCARVUHGPSVAGLHQSVGNGAMSNAINEIDNTDLVFIFGYNPADSHPIVANHVINAKRNGAKIIVCDPRKIETARIADMHIALRNGSNIALLNAIGHVIIEENLYDQAFVASRTEGFEEYRKIVEGYTPESVEEITGVSASEIRQAARMYAGAKSATILWGMGVTQFYQGVETVRSLTSLAMLTGNLGKPSVGVNPVRGQNNVQGACDMGALPDTYPGYQYVKDPANREKFAKAWGVDSLPAHTGYRISELPHRAAHGEVRAAYIMGEDPLQTDAELSAVRKGFEDLELVIVQDIFMTKTASAADVILPSTSWGEHEGVFTAADRGFQRFFKAVEPKWDLKTDWQIISEIATRMGYPMHYNNTQEIWDELRHLCPDFYGATYEKMGELGYIQWPCRDTSDADQGTSYLFKEKFDTPNGMAQFFTCDWVAPIDKLTDEYPMVLSTVREVGHYSCRSMTGNCAALAALADEPGYAQINAADAARLGIEDEALVWVHSRKGKIITRAQVSERPNKGAIYMTYQWWIGACNELVTENLSPITKTPEYKYCAVRVEPIANQSAAEQYVIDEYNKLKARLRETAMG; translated from the coding sequence ATGAAAAAAGTCGTCACGGTTTGCCCGTATTGCGCATCAGGTTGCAAGATAAACCTGGTGGTCAATAACGGCAAAATCGTCCGGGCTGAGGCGGCGCAGGGGAAAACCAATCAGGGTACTCTGTGTCTGAAGGGCTATTACGGCTGGGATTTTATTAACGATACCCAGATCCTGACCCCGCGCCTGAAAACGCCTATGATTCGTCGCCAGCGTGGCGGCAAACTGGAATCAGTTTCCTGGGATGAAGCGCTGAATTACGTCGCCGAACGCCTGAGCGCCATCAAAGCGAAATACGGCCCTGATGCCATCCAGACGACCGGCTCGTCGCGCGGCACCGGGAATGAAACCAACTACATCATGCAAAAATTTGCGCGCGCCGTTATTGGTACCAATAACGTTGACTGCTGCGCTCGCGTCTGACACGGCCCATCGGTTGCAGGTCTGCACCAGTCGGTCGGTAACGGCGCAATGAGCAATGCCATTAACGAAATTGATAACACCGATTTAGTGTTTATCTTCGGTTACAACCCGGCGGATTCCCACCCGATTGTGGCGAATCACGTGATTAACGCAAAACGTAACGGGGCGAAAATTATCGTCTGCGATCCGCGCAAAATTGAAACCGCGCGCATTGCCGACATGCACATCGCTCTGCGAAACGGCTCGAATATCGCACTGTTGAACGCGATAGGACATGTCATTATTGAAGAAAATCTGTACGACCAGGCGTTTGTCGCCTCCCGTACGGAAGGTTTTGAAGAGTACCGCAAGATTGTCGAAGGCTATACGCCGGAGTCCGTCGAGGAGATAACCGGCGTTAGCGCGAGTGAAATTCGTCAGGCGGCGCGGATGTATGCCGGTGCGAAAAGCGCGACCATCCTGTGGGGCATGGGCGTCACCCAGTTCTATCAGGGTGTAGAAACCGTGCGTTCACTGACCAGCCTCGCGATGCTGACCGGCAACCTCGGTAAGCCCAGCGTGGGCGTTAACCCGGTACGTGGCCAGAACAACGTTCAGGGCGCGTGCGATATGGGTGCGCTGCCGGATACCTATCCGGGCTATCAGTATGTGAAAGATCCGGCTAACCGCGAGAAATTCGCCAAAGCCTGGGGCGTGGACAGCCTGCCTGCGCACACTGGCTATCGCATCAGCGAGTTGCCGCACCGTGCGGCGCATGGCGAAGTGCGTGCGGCGTACATTATGGGCGAAGATCCGTTGCAAACGGATGCGGAACTCTCCGCAGTGCGCAAAGGCTTTGAGGATCTGGAACTGGTCATCGTGCAGGACATCTTTATGACCAAAACCGCATCGGCGGCAGATGTCATTTTACCGTCGACGTCGTGGGGCGAGCATGAAGGGGTCTTTACCGCTGCTGACCGTGGTTTCCAGCGCTTCTTTAAAGCCGTTGAGCCGAAGTGGGATCTGAAAACCGACTGGCAAATCATCAGTGAGATCGCCACCCGGATGGGGTATCCGATGCACTACAACAACACCCAGGAGATCTGGGATGAGTTGCGTCATCTGTGCCCGGATTTCTACGGGGCGACTTACGAGAAGATGGGCGAACTGGGCTACATCCAGTGGCCTTGCCGCGACACGTCAGACGCCGATCAGGGGACCTCATACCTCTTTAAAGAGAAGTTTGATACCCCGAACGGCATGGCACAGTTCTTCACCTGCGACTGGGTTGCGCCGATCGATAAACTCACCGACGAGTACCCGATGGTACTGTCGACGGTGCGTGAAGTCGGCCACTACTCCTGTCGTTCGATGACCGGTAACTGTGCGGCCCTGGCCGCGCTGGCGGACGAACCAGGCTATGCGCAAATCAACGCGGCCGATGCGGCGCGTCTGGGCATTGAAGATGAAGCACTGGTGTGGGTTCACTCACGTAAAGGCAAAATTATCACCCGCGCGCAGGTCAGCGAGCGCCCGAACAAAGGGGCTATCTATATGACCTACCAGTGGTGGATTGGTGCCTGTAACGAGCTGGTGACCGAGAACTTAAGCCCGATTACCAAAACGCCAGAGTACAAGTATTGCGCCGTGCGCGTGGAGCCGATTGCCAATCAGTCCGCCGCCGAGCAGTACGTGATTGATGAATACAACAAGCTGAAGGCTCGCCTGCGCGAAACCGCAATGGGCTAA
- the yjdP gene encoding DDRRRQL repeat protein YjdP: MKRTLTLFLFSLLSLATVPAQADIIDDAIGNIQQAINDAYKPDSDSGRDYEDSRDDRWQNEMSDDRRRQYDDRRRQFEDRRRQLDERQRQLDRERRQLEDEESRMEEDYGR; this comes from the coding sequence ATGAAACGCACCCTGACACTCTTTTTATTCAGCCTGCTGTCGCTGGCTACCGTGCCGGCACAGGCCGATATCATTGATGATGCTATCGGCAACATTCAGCAGGCGATCAACGATGCTTATAAGCCTGACAGCGATAGCGGGCGGGATTACGAGGATTCGCGCGACGACAGGTGGCAGAACGAAATGAGCGACGATCGCCGCAGACAATATGATGATCGCCGGCGTCAGTTTGAGGATCGCAGACGGCAGCTTGATGAACGTCAGCGCCAGCTCGATCGTGAACGCCGCCAACTGGAAGATGAAGAAAGCCGAATGGAAGAGGATTACGGGCGTTAA
- the phnM gene encoding alpha-D-ribose 1-methylphosphonate 5-triphosphate diphosphatase yields the protein MIINNVKLVLEDEVVQGSLEMQDGVIRAFAQSQSRLPQALDGEGGWLLPGLIELHTDNLDKFFTPRPKVDWPAHSAMSSHDALMVASGITTVLDAVAIGDVRDGGDRLENLEKMINAVEETQKRGVNRAEHRLHLRCELPHHATLPLFEKLISREPVTLVSLMDHSPGQRQFANREKYREYYQGKYSLTDEQMTRYEEEQLALAARWSQPNRTAIAQLCRERNIALASHDDATSGHVQESHQLGSVIAEFPTTFEAAEASRQHGMNVLMGAPNIVRGGSHSGNVAAHTLAELGLLDILSSDYYPASLLDAAFRVADDAANRFTLPQAIRLVTANPARALSLRDRGVIAEGKRADLVLAHRKGDHIHIDHVWRQGKRVF from the coding sequence ATGATTATCAATAATGTAAAGCTGGTGCTGGAAGATGAAGTGGTGCAGGGATCGCTGGAAATGCAGGATGGCGTGATTCGCGCGTTTGCGCAAAGTCAGAGCCGTCTTCCGCAAGCGCTGGACGGAGAAGGCGGCTGGCTGCTACCGGGGCTGATTGAGTTGCACACCGATAATCTCGACAAATTCTTTACCCCACGGCCGAAAGTGGACTGGCCCGCCCATTCCGCAATGAGCAGCCACGACGCGCTGATGGTCGCCAGCGGTATCACCACCGTGCTGGACGCGGTGGCGATTGGCGATGTCCGCGACGGCGGCGATCGTCTGGAAAACCTGGAGAAAATGATTAACGCCGTAGAGGAGACGCAAAAGCGTGGGGTGAACCGCGCCGAGCATCGCCTGCATCTGCGCTGCGAACTGCCGCACCACGCCACGCTGCCGCTGTTCGAGAAGCTGATCAGCCGCGAACCGGTCACGCTGGTTTCGCTGATGGATCACTCGCCGGGCCAGCGTCAGTTCGCCAACCGCGAGAAGTATCGTGAATATTATCAGGGTAAATATTCGCTGACCGATGAACAGATGACGCGTTACGAAGAGGAACAACTGGCCCTGGCGGCTCGCTGGTCGCAGCCCAACCGGACTGCCATCGCGCAACTGTGCCGCGAGCGCAACATTGCACTGGCAAGCCATGATGACGCCACCTCCGGGCATGTGCAGGAATCCCACCAGCTTGGCAGCGTGATCGCCGAATTTCCCACCACGTTCGAAGCCGCAGAAGCCTCGCGCCAGCACGGCATGAACGTACTGATGGGCGCACCGAACATTGTGCGCGGTGGCTCTCATTCCGGCAACGTCGCGGCGCACACGCTGGCAGAATTGGGGTTGCTGGATATCCTCTCGTCAGATTACTACCCCGCCAGCCTGCTGGATGCCGCGTTTCGCGTCGCAGACGACGCGGCTAACCGTTTCACCCTGCCGCAGGCGATCCGCCTGGTGACCGCCAACCCGGCGCGGGCGCTCAGTCTCCGCGATCGCGGCGTGATCGCCGAAGGTAAGCGCGCCGATCTGGTACTGGCGCACCGTAAAGGCGATCACATCCACATCGACCACGTCTGGCGCCAGGGAAAGAGGGTGTTCTGA
- the yjcO gene encoding Sel1 family TPR-like repeat protein YjcO, with protein sequence MKPLLALMLLMTFFARAADPEPGSQYLQAAEAGDKRAQYYLADSWFSFGDLSKAEYWAQKSADNGDADACALLAQIKITNPVSLDYPEAKMLAEKAARAGSKAGEITLARILVNTQAGKTDYPKAISLLQNASENLESDVAVDAQMLLGLIYANGVGIQADDDKATWYFKRSSAISRTGYSEYWAGMMFLNGEQGFIEKNKQKALHWLNLSCTEGFDTGCEEFDRLTNG encoded by the coding sequence ATGAAACCACTTCTTGCATTGATGTTATTGATGACATTCTTTGCCCGTGCTGCCGATCCTGAGCCTGGAAGCCAGTATTTGCAGGCCGCAGAGGCAGGTGACAAACGCGCGCAATATTACCTTGCTGACAGCTGGTTTAGCTTCGGCGATTTAAGCAAAGCCGAATACTGGGCACAGAAATCCGCCGACAATGGCGATGCGGACGCCTGTGCGCTGCTGGCGCAGATTAAAATCACTAATCCGGTCAGTCTGGATTACCCTGAAGCAAAAATGCTGGCGGAGAAGGCCGCCCGGGCGGGCAGTAAAGCGGGCGAAATTACGCTGGCACGCATTCTGGTGAATACGCAGGCCGGTAAAACCGATTACCCCAAAGCCATCTCCCTGCTGCAAAACGCCTCTGAAAATCTGGAGAGTGATGTGGCCGTAGATGCGCAGATGCTGCTCGGTTTGATTTACGCCAACGGTGTCGGGATTCAGGCTGATGATGATAAAGCGACCTGGTACTTCAAACGCAGTTCCGCCATCTCTCGCACCGGGTATTCCGAATACTGGGCGGGAATGATGTTTCTGAACGGCGAACAGGGCTTTATTGAGAAGAATAAACAGAAGGCGCTGCACTGGTTGAATCTGAGCTGTACCGAAGGATTCGATACCGGCTGCGAAGAGTTTGACCGATTAACGAACGGCTGA
- the phnJ gene encoding alpha-D-ribose 1-methylphosphonate 5-phosphate C-P-lyase PhnJ encodes MIRRAILKAVAIPGYQVPFGGREMPMPYGWGTGGIQITASVIGEPDVLKVIDQGADDTTNAVSIRNFFKRITGVNTTERTEDATLIQTRHRIPETPLTEDQILIFQVPIPEPLRFIEPRETETRTMHALEEYGIMQVKLYEDIARFGHIATTYAYPVKVNGRYVMDPSPIPKFDNPKMDMMPALQLFGAGREKRIYAVPPYTRVESLDFDDHPFTVQTWDEPCAICGSTHSYLDEVVLDDTGKRMFVCSDTDYCRQQSEALSQ; translated from the coding sequence ATGATCCGTCGCGCGATCCTCAAAGCGGTGGCGATCCCCGGCTATCAGGTGCCATTCGGTGGCCGCGAAATGCCGATGCCTTACGGCTGGGGAACCGGTGGGATCCAGATTACCGCCAGCGTGATTGGTGAACCGGACGTGCTGAAGGTTATCGATCAGGGCGCAGATGACACCACCAACGCGGTATCGATCCGCAACTTCTTCAAACGCATCACCGGGGTCAATACCACCGAGCGCACGGAAGACGCCACGTTAATCCAGACCCGTCACCGGATCCCGGAAACGCCGCTGACGGAAGATCAGATCCTGATCTTCCAGGTGCCGATCCCTGAACCGCTGCGTTTTATCGAACCTCGCGAAACGGAAACCCGCACTATGCATGCGCTGGAGGAGTACGGGATCATGCAGGTGAAGCTGTATGAAGATATCGCCCGCTTTGGCCATATCGCCACCACTTACGCCTACCCAGTGAAAGTCAACGGACGGTATGTGATGGACCCGTCGCCGATCCCGAAATTCGACAACCCGAAGATGGACATGATGCCCGCCCTTCAGTTATTTGGCGCGGGACGCGAAAAACGCATCTATGCCGTACCGCCGTATACCCGCGTGGAAAGTCTCGATTTCGACGATCATCCGTTCACCGTACAGACCTGGGATGAGCCCTGCGCCATCTGCGGTTCAACGCACAGTTATCTTGATGAAGTGGTGCTCGATGACACCGGCAAACGCATGTTTGTCTGCTCCGACACCGACTACTGCCGCCAACAGAGCGAGGCACTCAGCCAATGA
- the phnN gene encoding ribose 1,5-bisphosphokinase — MGKLIWLMGPSGSGKDSLLTALRQQEHAQLLVAHRYITRAANAGNENHVALSEQEFFTRAGHNLLALSWHANGFYYGVGVEIDLWLNGGFDVVVNGSRAHLPQAQARYGTALLPVCLQVSPTILRQRLQARGRESEPEIAARLERAARYAPFGCHTLNNDGSLHQSVDSLLTLMGRKEPRHVCL; from the coding sequence ATGGGAAAACTGATCTGGCTGATGGGGCCGTCCGGCTCCGGGAAGGACAGTTTGCTGACCGCACTCCGTCAGCAAGAACATGCGCAACTCCTGGTGGCGCACCGTTATATCACTCGCGCGGCGAATGCCGGGAACGAAAATCATGTCGCCCTGAGCGAGCAAGAGTTTTTCACCCGCGCCGGGCATAACCTGCTGGCGCTAAGCTGGCATGCTAACGGCTTTTATTATGGCGTCGGCGTGGAGATCGATCTCTGGCTTAACGGCGGCTTCGACGTGGTGGTCAACGGCTCACGCGCGCATCTGCCCCAGGCGCAGGCGCGCTACGGCACGGCGCTGCTGCCGGTCTGCTTGCAGGTCTCCCCTACGATTTTGCGCCAGCGCTTACAGGCGCGCGGGAGGGAAAGCGAACCCGAGATTGCCGCGCGTCTCGAACGCGCCGCCCGCTACGCCCCGTTTGGCTGCCATACGCTCAATAACGACGGCAGTTTGCACCAGTCCGTCGATTCGCTGTTAACGTTAATGGGACGCAAGGAGCCACGCCATGTCTGCCTGTGA
- a CDS encoding carbon-phosphorus lyase complex subunit PhnI — protein sequence MYVAVKGGEKAIANAHALQEQRRRGDDTVAELSVAQIEQQMNLAVDRVMTEGGIADRELAALALKQASGDNVEAIFLLRAYRTTLAKLAVSEPLNSGEMRLERRISAVYKDIPGGQLLGPTYDYTHRLLDFTLLANGETPPLRTTESTQDAAPHVFSLLANQGLAKPEEDNGATPDDITRTPPVYPCSRASRLQQLMRGDEGYLLALAYSTQRGYGRNHPFAAEIRSGYVALETVPEELGFAVNVGEVLMTECEMVNGFVAPDNDAPHFTRGYGLVFGMSERKAMAMALVDRALQAPDYDETVTGPAQDEEFVLAHADNVEAAGFVSHLKLPHYVDFQAELELLKRLQQEAARDH from the coding sequence ATGTACGTAGCCGTCAAAGGGGGCGAGAAGGCGATAGCCAACGCCCATGCGTTACAGGAGCAGCGACGCCGGGGCGACGATACCGTTGCCGAACTGAGCGTGGCGCAGATCGAACAACAGATGAATCTGGCTGTTGATCGCGTCATGACCGAAGGCGGTATTGCCGATCGCGAACTGGCGGCGCTGGCGCTCAAGCAGGCCAGCGGCGATAACGTCGAAGCCATCTTTCTGCTGCGTGCTTACCGCACCACGCTGGCAAAGCTGGCGGTAAGCGAACCGCTGAACAGTGGGGAAATGCGCCTGGAACGCCGTATCTCAGCAGTCTATAAGGATATTCCGGGCGGACAGCTGTTAGGACCAACCTACGACTACACCCATCGTCTGCTCGATTTTACGCTGCTGGCGAATGGCGAAACGCCGCCGCTGCGGACTACAGAAAGTACACAGGACGCCGCCCCGCACGTCTTTTCGCTGCTGGCGAATCAAGGGCTGGCGAAGCCCGAAGAAGATAACGGCGCCACGCCGGATGACATCACCCGCACGCCGCCGGTTTACCCCTGCTCCCGTGCATCACGCCTGCAACAGCTGATGCGCGGCGATGAGGGCTATCTGCTGGCGCTGGCCTACTCCACCCAACGCGGCTACGGGCGCAATCACCCCTTCGCAGCCGAAATCCGTAGTGGGTACGTTGCGCTGGAAACGGTACCGGAAGAGCTGGGATTTGCGGTCAACGTCGGCGAAGTGCTGATGACCGAATGTGAAATGGTCAACGGCTTTGTCGCCCCGGACAACGATGCGCCTCACTTTACCCGCGGCTACGGACTGGTGTTCGGCATGAGCGAACGCAAAGCGATGGCAATGGCGCTGGTGGACAGAGCCCTACAGGCACCCGACTACGATGAAACGGTCACAGGACCGGCGCAGGACGAAGAGTTCGTGCTGGCGCACGCGGATAACGTCGAGGCGGCGGGTTTTGTTTCGCACCTCAAGCTCCCCCACTACGTCGATTTCCAGGCCGAGCTGGAACTGCTCAAACGCCTGCAACAGGAGGCCGCCCGTGACCACTAA